From Dryobates pubescens isolate bDryPub1 chromosome 22, bDryPub1.pri, whole genome shotgun sequence, the proteins below share one genomic window:
- the CPSF7 gene encoding cleavage and polyadenylation specificity factor subunit 7 isoform X2, whose product MDLYDDVLAASSQPSESRGGAPEAPPEIRQEPSPKPNAKPPAILYTYSGLRNKRAAVYVGSFSWWTTDQQLIQTIRSVGVYDVVELKFAENRANGQSKGYAEVVVASENSVHKLLELLPGKILNGDKVEVRLATRQNLSQFEAQARKRVPPRAHSRDSVDSVDGRATPTENALPPARLDKPPSVLPFFNRPPAALPLMGLPPPPMPPPPPLSSGFGVPPPPPGIHYQHLMPPPPRLPPHLAVPPPGAVPPALHLNPAFFPPPNAALGPPPDTYGKAMAPYNHSSRELGPPAPPVSEGEFEEIMNRNRAISSSAISKAVSGASAGDYSDAIETLLTAIAVIKQSRVASDERCRVLLSSLKDCLHGIEAKSYSTSASSSSSRKRHRSRERSPSRSRESSRRHREPLHGEERHEDYFQERNRDHERHRDRDRERDRHH is encoded by the exons ATGGATCTCTACGACGACGTCTtagcagccagctcccagcccagcgaGAGCCGCGGCGGCGCCCCCGAGGCCCCCCCGGAGATCCGCCAGGAGCCCTCTCCCAAGCCCAAcgccaagcctcctgccatcctCTACACCTACAGCGGCCTGCGCAACAAGAGAGCCGCGGTCTACGTGGGCAGCTTCTCCTGG TGGACAACTGACCAGCAGCTGATCCAGACCATCCGCTCAGTTGGTGTCTACGATGTTGTAGAGCTGAAATTTGCAGAGAACAGAGCCAATGGCCAGTCCAAAGG GTatgcagaggtggtggtggcctCTGAAAACTCAGTCCACAaactcctggagctgctccctggcaaAATCCTCAATGGGGACAaggtggaggtgaggctggcaaCCCGGCAGAACCTGTCGCAGTTCGAGGCTCAGGCTCGCAAAC GTGTGCCCCCGCGGGCCCACTCCCGGGACTCGGTGGACTCGGTGGACGGCCGTGCCACGCCGACGGAGAACgccctgccccccgcccgccTGGACAAGCCCCCCTCGGTCCTGCCCTTCTTCAACCGCCCCCCTGCCGCCCTGCCCCTCATGGGGCTGCCCCCCCCGCCCAtgccccccccgccgcccctgTCCTCCGGCTTCGGCGtccccccgcccccgccggGCATCCACTACCAGCACCTCATGCCCCCGCCGCCTCGACTGccccctcacctggctgtgccccccccGGGGGCCGTCCCCCCGGCCCTGCACCTCAATCCTgccttcttccccccacccaacGCGGCGCTGGGTCCTCCGCCAGACACCTACGGCAAGGCCATGGCCCCCTACAACCACAGCAg CCGGGAGCTTGgccctccagctcccccagtcaGCGAAGGGGAGTTTGAGGAGATCATGAACAGGAACAGGGCCATCTCCAGCAGTGCCATCTCCAAGGCGGTGTCCGGTGCCAGCGCAG gtgaTTACAGTGATGCCATCGAGACGCTGCTCACGGCCATCGCGGTCATCAAGCAGTCTCGCGTGGCCAGCGACGAGCGGTGCCGCGTCCTCCTCTCGTCCCTCAAAGACTGTCTGCATGGCATCGAGGCCAAGTCCTACAgcaccagtgccagcagcagctcctccag GAAGCGGCACCGCTCCCGGGAGCGCTCCCCCAGCCGGTCCCGCGAGAGCAGCCGGCGGCACCGGGAGCCGCTGCACGGCGAGGAGCGGCACGAGGACTACTTCCAGGAGCGGAACCGGGATCACGAGCGGCACCGCGACAGGGACAGAGAGCGGGACCGGCACCACTGA
- the CPSF7 gene encoding cleavage and polyadenylation specificity factor subunit 7 isoform X1, with the protein MSEGVDLIDIYADEEFNQDSEFSNADQMDLYDDVLAASSQPSESRGGAPEAPPEIRQEPSPKPNAKPPAILYTYSGLRNKRAAVYVGSFSWWTTDQQLIQTIRSVGVYDVVELKFAENRANGQSKGYAEVVVASENSVHKLLELLPGKILNGDKVEVRLATRQNLSQFEAQARKRVPPRAHSRDSVDSVDGRATPTENALPPARLDKPPSVLPFFNRPPAALPLMGLPPPPMPPPPPLSSGFGVPPPPPGIHYQHLMPPPPRLPPHLAVPPPGAVPPALHLNPAFFPPPNAALGPPPDTYGKAMAPYNHSSRELGPPAPPVSEGEFEEIMNRNRAISSSAISKAVSGASAGDYSDAIETLLTAIAVIKQSRVASDERCRVLLSSLKDCLHGIEAKSYSTSASSSSSRKRHRSRERSPSRSRESSRRHREPLHGEERHEDYFQERNRDHERHRDRDRERDRHH; encoded by the exons ATGTCCGAGGGAGTGGATCTGATCGACATCTACGCCGACGAGGAGTTCAACCAG GACTCGGAGTTCAGTAATGCTGATCAGATGGATCTCTACGACGACGTCTtagcagccagctcccagcccagcgaGAGCCGCGGCGGCGCCCCCGAGGCCCCCCCGGAGATCCGCCAGGAGCCCTCTCCCAAGCCCAAcgccaagcctcctgccatcctCTACACCTACAGCGGCCTGCGCAACAAGAGAGCCGCGGTCTACGTGGGCAGCTTCTCCTGG TGGACAACTGACCAGCAGCTGATCCAGACCATCCGCTCAGTTGGTGTCTACGATGTTGTAGAGCTGAAATTTGCAGAGAACAGAGCCAATGGCCAGTCCAAAGG GTatgcagaggtggtggtggcctCTGAAAACTCAGTCCACAaactcctggagctgctccctggcaaAATCCTCAATGGGGACAaggtggaggtgaggctggcaaCCCGGCAGAACCTGTCGCAGTTCGAGGCTCAGGCTCGCAAAC GTGTGCCCCCGCGGGCCCACTCCCGGGACTCGGTGGACTCGGTGGACGGCCGTGCCACGCCGACGGAGAACgccctgccccccgcccgccTGGACAAGCCCCCCTCGGTCCTGCCCTTCTTCAACCGCCCCCCTGCCGCCCTGCCCCTCATGGGGCTGCCCCCCCCGCCCAtgccccccccgccgcccctgTCCTCCGGCTTCGGCGtccccccgcccccgccggGCATCCACTACCAGCACCTCATGCCCCCGCCGCCTCGACTGccccctcacctggctgtgccccccccGGGGGCCGTCCCCCCGGCCCTGCACCTCAATCCTgccttcttccccccacccaacGCGGCGCTGGGTCCTCCGCCAGACACCTACGGCAAGGCCATGGCCCCCTACAACCACAGCAg CCGGGAGCTTGgccctccagctcccccagtcaGCGAAGGGGAGTTTGAGGAGATCATGAACAGGAACAGGGCCATCTCCAGCAGTGCCATCTCCAAGGCGGTGTCCGGTGCCAGCGCAG gtgaTTACAGTGATGCCATCGAGACGCTGCTCACGGCCATCGCGGTCATCAAGCAGTCTCGCGTGGCCAGCGACGAGCGGTGCCGCGTCCTCCTCTCGTCCCTCAAAGACTGTCTGCATGGCATCGAGGCCAAGTCCTACAgcaccagtgccagcagcagctcctccag GAAGCGGCACCGCTCCCGGGAGCGCTCCCCCAGCCGGTCCCGCGAGAGCAGCCGGCGGCACCGGGAGCCGCTGCACGGCGAGGAGCGGCACGAGGACTACTTCCAGGAGCGGAACCGGGATCACGAGCGGCACCGCGACAGGGACAGAGAGCGGGACCGGCACCACTGA
- the LRRC10B gene encoding leucine-rich repeat-containing protein 10B, translated as MGSGGSSGRGTRLASAEGPEGTEQRLEVRKGKVPEALWALRGVQKLYLSGAGLREVPAELAELRHLRTLALDGNELMEVPDALCQLPRLAHLYLGRNGLQWLPAAFAQLRSLRCLWLEGNFFAHFPRALLRLPELRSLQLGDNRLARLPASLPGLGSLRGLWLYGNRFTEFPPALLLMGQLRVLDLDRNRIAAFPDLSALTNLCLLSYDHNPVQQPPAVADATRLVGEGAQEFMEERQQRLQSLQNREGEEEEEEEEREEQEEGATEVPPVVPEDGCPLLEEEEEEEEEGDFVALPGSPGEM; from the coding sequence ATGGGCAGCGGCGGCTCCTCGGGACGCGGGACGCGGCTGGCGTCGGCCGAAGGCCCCGAGGGCACCGAGCAGCGGCTGGAGGTGCGGAAGGGAAAGGTGCCCGAGGCTCTGTGGGCGCTGAGGGGGGTCCAGAAGCTGTACCTGAGCGGCGCGGGGCTGCGGGAGGTGCCGGCCGAGCTGGCCGAGCTGCGGCACCTCCGCACTCTGGCTCTGGACGGCAACGAGCTGATGGAGGTGCCCGacgccctgtgccagctgcctcgCCTGGCGCACCTCTACCTGGGGCGCAACGGCTTGCAGTGGCTGCCGGCCGCCTTCGCCCAGCTCCGGAGCCTGCGGTGCCTGTGGCTGGAGGGCAACTTCTTTGCCCACTTCCCCCGGGCCCTGCTGCGCCTCCCCGAGCTccgcagcctgcagctgggcgaCAACCGCCTGGCTCGCCTGCCCGCCAGCCTGCCCGGCCTGGGCAGCCTCCGAGGGCTCTGGCTTTACGGCAACCGTTTCACCGagttccctcctgccctgctgctcatgGGACAGCTCCGGGTGCTGGACCTGGACCGCAACCGCATCGCCGCCTTCCCCGACCTCAGCGCCCtcaccaacctctgcctcctctcctaCGACCACAACCCTGTCCAGCAGCCTCCCGCGGTGGCAGATGCCACCCGGCTGGTGGGGGAAGGGGCGCAGGAGTTCATGGAGGAGAGGCAGCAACGCCTGCAGAGCCTTCAGAAtcgagagggagaggaggaggaggaggaggaggagagggaggagcaggaggaaggcgCCACTGAAGTCCCACCGGTGGTTCCCGAGGATGGCTGCccgctgctggaggaggaggaggaggaggaggaggagggtgactTTGTGGCCCTGCCAGGCTCCCCTGGGGAAATgtga
- the PPP1R32 gene encoding protein phosphatase 1 regulatory subunit 32 — MACPVACPRGKLRSLPPGLAAGFPSPKLETGGSSELLSFYTTSYRVAHGQPRFRPRLGRHTGAGFVPNNYSALSYLLCPRSTSEGCCRDVAASTTTEHFRPLWLPDGRSFLPRHVQQPGSGYLQESAPAWLYTEGVLQGPPKPSRECGTEKLHPGPARPDILQKMTIGAKQQSGFTRATPRTKDSLAALPGQPLGVSVTRMDYVPSVHSHGRETLAALPLGSERGSGFAREVPRSLGTVDLPRLGHQGLQAPGVTHSSFLGHPRVGRTEPSGFTTNYSQNVTLGPTWSPPAPAHCCRDPSWTARPMGGIQPQRPSGFSTNNHSTGLADSVGHLLA; from the exons ATGGCCTGTCCCGTTGCCTGTCCCCGGGGGAAGCTGCGCTCCCTGCCCCCGGGGCTGGCCGCTGGCTTCCCCTCGCCCAAGCTGGAGACAGGAGGAAGCAGCGAACTCCTGAGCTTCTACACCACCAGCTACAGGGTGGCCCATG GCCAGCCACGCTTCCGCCCCCGCCTCGGCCGCCACACCGGTGCCGGCTTTGTGCCCAACAACTACTCAGCCCTCTCCTACCTGCTCTGCCCACGCAGCACATCAGAGGG CTGCTGCCGGGACGTTGCCGCCTCCACCACCACCGAGCATTTCAGGCCCCTCTGGCTCCCTGACGGCCGAAGCTTCCTGCCCAGGCATGTCCAGCAGCCAGGGAGTGGCTACCTCCAGGagtctgcccctgcctggctctacACAGAGGGGGTTCTCCAGGGACCCCCAAAACCATCCAGGGAATGTGGCACTGAGAAACTCCACCCTGGTCCTGCCCGGCCAG ACATCCTTCAGAAGATGACCATTGGTGCCAAGCAGCAGTCAGGCTTCACCAGGGCCACCCCAAGGACCAAGgacagcctggcagccctgccaggccagcCT ctcggCGTGAGTGTCACCAGGATGGATTATGTGCCCTCTGTGCACAGCCAT ggcagagagaCTCTTGCAGCGCTGCCCCTGGGCTCCGAGAGAGGCAGCGGCTTCGCCAGGGAGGTGCCAAGGTCCCTGGGCACAGTG GACTTGCCCAGGCTGGGCCaccaagggctgcaggcaccGGGAgtgacccacagcagcttcctgggACACCCTAGAGTTGGCAGAACG GAGCCATCAGGGTTCACTACCAACTACAGCCAGAACGTCACCCTTGGCCCAACCTggtcccccccagcaccag CTCACTGCTGCCGGGATCCATCCTGGACAGCAAGACCCATGGGGGGCATCCAGCCCCAACGTCCCAGTGGCTTCAGCACCAACAACCacagcactgggctggcagACAGCGTTGGCCACCTCCTGGCGTga
- the SDHAF2 gene encoding succinate dehydrogenase assembly factor 2, mitochondrial has protein sequence MAAARLCSLPGRALCCHLLGPVRQRRGYRGDSPKDSGKDLLEIPLPPWQERPNEPLETKRARLLYESRKRGMLENCILLSLFAKENLGKMSEQQLNLYDRLINEPSNDWDIYYWATEAKPTPAVFENEVMAMLRDFAKNKKREQRLRQPDLEYLFEPPR, from the exons ATGGCGGCGGCCAGG ctctgctccctgcccgggCGGGCTCTCTGCTGCCACCTTCTGGGGCCAGTGAGGCAGCGGCGTGGCTACCGTGGGGACTCCCCGAAGGACTCCGGgaaggacctgctggagatccctctgcccccctggcAGGAGCGTCCCAACGAGCCCCTGGAGACCAagagagccaggctgctgtaCGAGAGCCGCAAAAGGGGGATGCTGGAGAACTGCATCCTGCtcag cctctttgCAAAGGAGAACCTGGGCAAGAtgagtgagcagcagctgaacctCTACGACCGCCTCATCAACGAGCCCAGCAACGATTGGGACATCTACTACTGGGCCACAG AAGCCaagcccaccccagctgtgtTTGAGAATGAGGTGATGGCCATGCTGAGGGACTTTGCCAAGAACAAGaagagggagcagaggctgaggcagccagACCTGGAGTACCTCTTTGAGCCACCTCGCTGA